The following coding sequences are from one Panthera leo isolate Ple1 chromosome E1, P.leo_Ple1_pat1.1, whole genome shotgun sequence window:
- the HES7 gene encoding transcription factor HES-7 isoform X1 — protein MVTRDRAENRDGPKMLKPLVEKRRRDRINRSLEELRLLLLEQTRDQNLRNPKLEKAEILEFAVGYLRERSRVEPPGVPRSPAQDAEALASCYLSGFRECLLRLAAFAHDASPAARAQLFSALHVYLRPKPPRLEPVDPRPQAPRPPLDPAAPVPGPALHQRPPVHQGPLSPRCAWSPSPCSPRAGDPGAPAPLTGLLPPPPPPHRQDGAPKAPPPPPPAFWRPWP, from the exons ATGGTCACTCGGGATCGAGCGGAGAATAGGGACGGCCCCAAG ATGCTGAAGCCGCTTGTGGAGAAGCGGCGCCGGGACCGCATCAACCGCAGCCTGGAAGAACTGAGGCTCCTGCTGTTGGAGCAGACCCGGGACCAG AACCTCCGCAACCCGAAGCTGGAGAAAGCAGAGATACTGGAGTTCGCCGTGGGCTACTTGAGGGAGCGAAGCCGGGTGGAGCCCCCGG GGGTTCCCCGGTCCCCAGCCCAGGACGCCGAGGCGCTCGCCAGCTGCTACCTGTCCGGCTTCCGCGAGTGCCTGCTCCGTCTGGCGGCCTTCGCGCACGACGCCAGCCCGGCCGCCCGCGCCCAGCTCTTCTCCGCGCTGCACGTCTACCTGCGCCCCAAGCCGCCCCGACTGGAGCCGGTAGATCCGAGGCCCCAGGCGCCGCGCCCACCGCTGGACCCCGCCGCCCCGGTGCCCGGCCCCGCGCTGCACCAGCGCCCCCCAGTGCACCAGGGCCCCCTTAGCCCGCGCTGCGCCTGGTCCCCGTCCCCCTGCTCCCCCCGCGCCGGGGATCCCGGCGCGCCGGCGCCCCTCACCGgactgctgccgccgccgccgccgccgcacaGACAAGACGGGGCGCCCAaggccccgccgcccccgccgcccgccttCTGGAGACCTTGGCCCTGA
- the HES7 gene encoding transcription factor HES-7 isoform X2 translates to MVTRDRAENRDGPKMLKPLVEKRRRDRINRSLEELRLLLLEQTRDQNLRNPKLEKAEILEFAVGYLRERSRVEPPAAAAPGVPRSPAQDAEALASCYLSGFRECLLRLAAFAHDASPAARAQLFSALHVYLRPKPPRLEPVDPRPQAPRPPLDPAAPVPGPALHQRPPVHQGPLSPRCAWSPSPCSPRAGDPGAPAPLTGLLPPPPPPHRQDGAPKAPPPPPPAFWRPWP, encoded by the exons ATGGTCACTCGGGATCGAGCGGAGAATAGGGACGGCCCCAAG ATGCTGAAGCCGCTTGTGGAGAAGCGGCGCCGGGACCGCATCAACCGCAGCCTGGAAGAACTGAGGCTCCTGCTGTTGGAGCAGACCCGGGACCAG AACCTCCGCAACCCGAAGCTGGAGAAAGCAGAGATACTGGAGTTCGCCGTGGGCTACTTGAGGGAGCGAAGCCGGGTGGAGCCCCCGG CGGCCGCGGCTCCAGGGGTTCCCCGGTCCCCAGCCCAGGACGCCGAGGCGCTCGCCAGCTGCTACCTGTCCGGCTTCCGCGAGTGCCTGCTCCGTCTGGCGGCCTTCGCGCACGACGCCAGCCCGGCCGCCCGCGCCCAGCTCTTCTCCGCGCTGCACGTCTACCTGCGCCCCAAGCCGCCCCGACTGGAGCCGGTAGATCCGAGGCCCCAGGCGCCGCGCCCACCGCTGGACCCCGCCGCCCCGGTGCCCGGCCCCGCGCTGCACCAGCGCCCCCCAGTGCACCAGGGCCCCCTTAGCCCGCGCTGCGCCTGGTCCCCGTCCCCCTGCTCCCCCCGCGCCGGGGATCCCGGCGCGCCGGCGCCCCTCACCGgactgctgccgccgccgccgccgccgcacaGACAAGACGGGGCGCCCAaggccccgccgcccccgccgcccgccttCTGGAGACCTTGGCCCTGA